From a single Populus trichocarpa isolate Nisqually-1 chromosome 17, P.trichocarpa_v4.1, whole genome shotgun sequence genomic region:
- the LOC18107142 gene encoding glycerophosphodiester phosphodiesterase GDPD1, chloroplastic: MALKAVHVSDVPNLDHVPDNASLSLYSTRLSKGVEMNRAATFKMPKFMVAGHRGNGMNVLQSTDGRMKEIKENSIMSFNSAAKHPIDFIEFDVQVTKDDCPVIFHDNFILSEDNGTIFEKRVTELCLSEFLCFGPQKEGRAGKSLLRKTKEGKILEWNVEKDDSLCTLQDAFQQVESSLGFNIELKFDDHIVYQQDYLIRVLQAILQVVFDHGKDRPVIFSSFQPDAALLVRKLQSTFPVYFLTNGGTEIFYDARRNSLEEAIKVCLEGGLQGIVSEVKGVFRNPGAVNKIKDAKLSLLTYGKLNNVSEAVYMQHLMGIDGVIVDLVQEITEAVSDLIKPSKMGEAESLAEGDGEMEVKSKPQFSQMELSFLLKLIPELIQL, encoded by the exons ATGGCTCTTAAAGCTGTTCATGTCTCTGATGTTCCCAATCTTGACCATGTCCCTGACAatgcctctctttctctctactcAACTCGTCTCTCCAAAG GAGTTGAGATGAATAGAGCAGCTACGTTCAAGATGCCAAAGTTTATGGTGGCTGGACATAGAGGGAATGGAATGAATGTATTGCAATCAACAGATGGTAGGATGAAAGAGATTAAAGAGAACTCCATTATGTCTTTTAATAGCGCTGCCAAACACCCCATTGATTTCATCGAATTTGATGTTCAG GTGACAAAAGATGACTGCCCAGTCATTTTCCATGACAACTTCATCCTCTCTGAAGATAAT GGCACTATTTTTGAGAAGAGGGTGACAGAACTTTGCCTATCTGAATTCCTATGCTTTGGACCCCAAAAAGAAGGAAGGGCTGGCAAATCTTTACTCAGGAAAactaaagaaggaaaaatactGGAATGGAATGTAGAGAAAGATGACTCCTTATGCACCTTGCAAGATGCATTTCAACAAGTGGAGTCCTCACTTGGctttaacattgaattaaaatttgatgaCCACATTGTCTACCAGCAGGATTATCTCATTCGTGTTCTTCAAGCCATCTTGCAG GTGGTATTTGATCATGGTAAGGATAGGCCTGTTATTTTCTCATCATTCCAACCTGATGCAGCACTGCTTGTCAGAAAACTGCAGAGCACCTTCCCT GTTTACTTTTTGACAAATGGGGGTACTGAGATTTTCTATGATGCAAGGAGAAATTCCTTGGAGGAGGCTATAAAGGTGTGCTTGGAGGGTGGTTTGCAGGGGATTGTATCGGAGGTCAAAGGGGTTTTTAGAAATCCTGGGGCAGTGAACAAGATCAAGGATGCGAAGCTTTCTCTTCTAACTTACGGAAAACTGAA TAATGTATCAGAAGCTGTTTACATGCAACATTTAATGGGTATAGATGGAGTGATAGTTGATCTGGTTCAAGAAATTACTGAAGCGGTATCTGATTTGATAAAGCCATCTAAGATGGGAGAAGCAGAGAGTCTAGCAGAAGGGGATGGAGAGATGGAAGTAAAATCAAAGCCTCAATTCTCACAGATGGagctttcatttcttttaaagcTCATCCCAGAATTGATACAGCTTTAG